A section of the Zavarzinella sp. genome encodes:
- a CDS encoding peptidylprolyl isomerase, with protein sequence MNFQLKLATFLLFIGVSMAEAANPVVVLETNKGTIKVELFEDKAPVSVKNFLAYVDSKHYDGLIFHRVVPDFVIQAGGFDDAGKEKKTEKPIKNEASNGLSNVRGTLAMARTSDPDSATSQFYINLKDNKGLDKANEPSGHGYCVFGRVIEGMDVVDAIAKVKLQNKGGALAQCPADNVVIKTAKVHK encoded by the coding sequence ATGAACTTTCAATTGAAGTTGGCTACCTTCCTGTTATTCATCGGAGTTTCAATGGCTGAAGCAGCAAATCCCGTGGTGGTTCTGGAAACCAACAAAGGGACGATCAAAGTAGAATTGTTTGAGGATAAAGCACCGGTTTCGGTGAAGAACTTCCTCGCTTATGTGGATAGCAAGCACTACGACGGCCTGATTTTCCACCGCGTGGTGCCTGATTTCGTGATTCAGGCTGGCGGCTTTGATGATGCAGGGAAAGAAAAGAAAACCGAAAAGCCGATCAAAAACGAAGCCTCAAATGGTCTTTCCAACGTGCGTGGCACCCTGGCAATGGCTCGCACCAGCGACCCCGATAGTGCCACTTCGCAGTTTTACATCAATCTGAAGGACAACAAAGGCCTGGATAAAGCCAATGAACCTTCCGGCCACGGGTACTGCGTTTTTGGACGTGTAATCGAAGGCATGGATGTGGTGGATGCGATTGCCAAAGTGAAACTGCAAAACAAGGGTGGTGCACTTGCACAATGCCCCGCAGACAATGTTGTCATCAAGACTGCTAAAGTACACAAGTAA